The sequence ATTTGGTTATTTATTGTTTGCTTGTATATATTACTAGTGTAATAACAAAATCCCCTGTTGGTAAAAAATACAATATGGTAAGAGATAGCGAAACCGCTGCAACTGCTTTTGGAGTTAATATTCCTAGAGTAAAATTACAAGCTTTCATTATTAGTGCCATATATGGAGGAATAGCTGGCTTTCTTTATGCCCATACGATTGGATATATTGCTCCTGCAGATTTCGGCTTAAATGTTTCTTTAAATTTGTTAGCTATGGTCGTTATTGGAGGTTTTGCGTCACTTAATGGAGGTTTAATCGGTTCGATCTTAATTACTGGCATGCCATTTTTATTTTCTAGAATAAATTTCCCAATGACAATAATTGTAGGAGGATTACTGATTGTTTTTGTTTTATTCTTTCCTAGAGGCTTATCTTATGGTTTAAATATTTTATACTTAAATTATTTCGAAGTACCGTTAGTTTGGTTAATTAAAAAAATTCATAAAAACAAAAGAAAAGGCGGAAGTTATATTGATATTAATGGAAAAAAGATATACTACGAGGTATATGGAGAAGGTAAACCGATTTTAATGATACATGGAAATTATGCCTCACACAATTGGTTTGATAAAATTAAAAAGATAAATGGATATAGAATTTTTACACCAGATCTTCCGAACTTTTGCTATTCTGAAAAGATAGATAATATTAATATTGATGAATACGCAAATTTTATGAAAGAATTTATGGATAAAATAGGTATAGAAAAAACCATAGTAGTTGGACATTCTCTAGGTGGAGCAGTTGCAATGTCATTAGCTTTTAGATACCCAGAAAAAGTTGAAAAATTGATATTGGTGGATGCACCTTCATTGAAAGGATTAAAAACACCGGAAGAAAATTATTATGTTTTGAATCTTTTGAAAAGAAACAGAACACTTTTAAAAAATTCCTTAAGGGCTATGATGCCGTCTTTAAAAGACAAAAAGATATTAAACAAATTAACTAACGATGCTATTTTAATGAACCCAAAATGCTTTACAGAAAACGCTAGAGCTTTGGAAAATTATAACTATGAAGAAATTGCAAAAAACTTTAAAGGCGATACATTATTCATTTTGGGTAAAAAAGATACTCTTATTACAAAAAATATGGCAAATGAAGTAATTAAACATGTTAATGGAGAATTAAAAATAGTTCCTAATGTTGGGCATTCAATAATTTTGGAGGATCCTGAAGCTTTTATAAAAATATTTCAGGAGTATGTTCAAAGAAAATAAAAGCTTTAAAAGGAGAAGCTCATGGAAAAAACAAAAAACAAATCCTACATAAAATTATTAGAGGCAGCGAGAGATTTATTTTCTCAAAAATGGTATGAAACAGTATCAGTTGTTGAAATCTGTAGAAAAGCAAATTTATCAAATGGTGTTTTTTATAGATATTTTAAGAATAAAGAAGAAATATTTCTAAAGATATTAAACGAAATAGTTGTATATTATGAAAATGGTTTTTCAACGATTTACGGGAAAAATATTGATGAAAGGATGGATAAGTTCTTAGAAACAATCGTCAAATCCGGGGTTGGAGATTATAAAAAGGATGTTGTAATATATAGAGAAGGTCAATATAGATACCGCCAATACGAAGAGCACTTGAGGAATTTGTACGCAAAGGGAATATCAAATGTTTTTTTAAGGGAAACCACTCCTGCTGAGGAGTTGTATATTTCAGGTATCTCAAGATTTGTTGTTATAAGGTATATTTTTAATAACCTCAAGTATAATAAAGAAGACCTCAAAAAAATTATTTTTAAAGGTATTTTTGATCAAGAAATCAAGAATTTTTCACAGATATTTGATACCTCTGAATTAAAATATCCAGAATATCCCAATGGTGATTCAACAAAGACAAAATTAATTTATTCTGGTATTAAATTGTTTGGCAATCAAGGTTTTTATAAAACCGATGTTCATGATATTGCAAAAAACGCAGGCTATTCTGCAGGTACCTTTTATTTATATTTTGAGAGCAAGGAATCTTTTTTATCTGAAATAGTAGATATAATAGGTAAAATCACAAGAAGATTTTTAACAATCAATATGAAAAAAGAACTCAATAGAGCAGAAAACGAATTAAGAGGAATCTTTCTATTTTTAAAATATTTTGAAGAAAATTCCGAGTTCTATGAAATAGTTAGAGAATCAGAGTTTGTATTAAAAGATACTTCTGATAAATATTATGAACGTTTTGAAAAAGGATATATTGAAAACTTGGAACATATTAAATTAAAAGATAAAAAATTAATAGCTAACAGTTTAATGGGGATAAGCCATTACACAGGTATTGACAAAATATTTTTAAAAAGAATAGATGACATTGAATCTTTTTTAATCGAATTGTCCAATTACATTACCAACGGAGTAACTTATTAGAAGGAGTGAGAGAAAAGTGTATTTAGAAAACCCGGGTATATACTACGAAATTCATGGGAAAGGAATCCCTGTAATAATATTAAACGGTATCATGATGAGTACAGCAAGTTGGAGTGCGCATATTCAAAGGTGGGAAAAGAAATTTCAAGTTATTACCTACGACACACGAGATCAAGGGAAATCGGCAAGAATTACCGATAAACCTTACACCATAGAAATACATGTAGAGGACCTAAAAAAGCTTATCGATCATCTGAATTTAGAAAAAGTGAATTTGATGGGGGTTTCTTATGGGGCACAGATAGCTGAGCTTTTTGCTTTAAAATATCCAGAATCAGTAGATAAACTCATTCTCTCAAATGCTACAGATTATATAGATAATTACTTAAAATCAATTGGAGAAGCTTGGAAAGTAGCTGCAAAACTCTATGATGGAGAAAGGTTTTTCGATATTTCCCTTCCATATATCTATTCCAGACAATTTTACAACAGTAACTATGAATGGCTTATGAACAGAAGGAAAATGTTCAAAGAAACTTTAACCAAGGATTGGTTCGATGGATTTGTAAGACTAGCTTCTTCTAATGAACATTTTGACATAAGAGATAAGATAAAAAATATCAAGGCAAAAACTCTTTTTATTTCAGGTGAAGAAGATATTATTACTCCGAAAGATCATATAATAGAAATGAGCGAAAAAGTTGAAAATTCATTGCTCGTAAACATTGAAAACACCGGACACGCTTTATTTTTTGAAAAATTTGAAGAGTTTTGTTTATTAATCGAAGGATTTTTTAGCTAGTATTGTTGCTTTCATTATCTCACCATTAAATATACCTCCAATAGTGTACGAAGATCTATTTTTTGATAATACTTGCATTAATCAGAAAATTATGGTATAATTTAATTACGATAAAAATTGTCGGATTAGAATTATACAAAAATGGAGGTGTATTTATGGCTTTTGAATTACCGAAATTACCGTATTCATACGATGCTTTAGAACCTTATATAGATTCACTTACTATGGAAATACATTATAATAAACATCATGGAGGTTACGTTAGTAAATTGAATGCGGCATTAGAAAAACACCCTGAATTGAAAAACAAAGATATAGAAGATCTTTTAAAAGATTTAGATAATTTACCACAAGACATAAGGTTAGCGATAAGAAACAATGGAGGAGGACATTATAATCATTCTATTTTTTGGTCCATAATGGGGCCGAATGGAGGAGGTTCTCCGTCCGGAAAATTATCTGAAAATATTGTTAAAACGTTCGGAGGATTTGATAAATTTAAAGAAGAATTTTCTAGTGAAGCAGCATCAAGATTTGGAAGTGGGTGGGCTTGGCTAGTCATGGATAAAAATGGTCATTTATCAATAATATCCACACCAAACCAAGATAACCCGATAACTTTTGGATTAAAACCAATTTTAGGTATAGATGTATGGGAACACGCTTACTATCTTAAATATCAAAACATGAGGGCTGATTACATTCAAGCATGGTGGAATGTTGTTAATTGGGAAGAAGTTGAAAATCGCTACGAAAAGATGATATGATAATCTCAAAAGGAAAACTTGGTTGCTTAAGCAACCGAGTTTTTTTACTTTTCGTAAGAATTTTCAAAAACTTTTGTGTTTTTTAGTCCAAGTAAAACTAAAAAAGCTACTACAATACCTATTGAAAATTGTAAAATGTTCCAAGGAACTTCAAAAATAGGTATTACCCAATTTCCTAGAATAATTCTTCCAGATAAAAAGTATCCTATAACCATCCACAAGCCTGCTACCAAGCTTCCCATGAGATTCCCAATGTTGAATAATTTGAATTCTTTTTTCCTAAAAAGAATTGATACTAAAATCAAAACTATAGGAATAATTATAAGTGTTATATTAATAAGGTTTCTTGAGTTGATCAAGAAATTTCTGAGTTCTTCAATACTTTCATAACCTAATTCATTCATCAAACTACCAGTTAAAGAAGAGGTAGCTAAGTTTTCAATAAGGTTTCC comes from Petrotoga sp. 9PW.55.5.1 and encodes:
- a CDS encoding alpha/beta fold hydrolase, giving the protein MKTAIYTLIIGVILGLIFIPQSFMLLVFSNIIIMAIAALGLNVIFGYTGQISIGHAAFMAIGAYTSAFLTSAFNVPILLNFILAMVFSAFFGIVIALPALRLKGFYLAIATMAFGIAIQEIIASLSILGGRTGMRNIPPIVESEFGKFIINLVIYCLLVYITSVITKSPVGKKYNMVRDSETAATAFGVNIPRVKLQAFIISAIYGGIAGFLYAHTIGYIAPADFGLNVSLNLLAMVVIGGFASLNGGLIGSILITGMPFLFSRINFPMTIIVGGLLIVFVLFFPRGLSYGLNILYLNYFEVPLVWLIKKIHKNKRKGGSYIDINGKKIYYEVYGEGKPILMIHGNYASHNWFDKIKKINGYRIFTPDLPNFCYSEKIDNINIDEYANFMKEFMDKIGIEKTIVVGHSLGGAVAMSLAFRYPEKVEKLILVDAPSLKGLKTPEENYYVLNLLKRNRTLLKNSLRAMMPSLKDKKILNKLTNDAILMNPKCFTENARALENYNYEEIAKNFKGDTLFILGKKDTLITKNMANEVIKHVNGELKIVPNVGHSIILEDPEAFIKIFQEYVQRK
- a CDS encoding TetR/AcrR family transcriptional regulator, encoding MEKTKNKSYIKLLEAARDLFSQKWYETVSVVEICRKANLSNGVFYRYFKNKEEIFLKILNEIVVYYENGFSTIYGKNIDERMDKFLETIVKSGVGDYKKDVVIYREGQYRYRQYEEHLRNLYAKGISNVFLRETTPAEELYISGISRFVVIRYIFNNLKYNKEDLKKIIFKGIFDQEIKNFSQIFDTSELKYPEYPNGDSTKTKLIYSGIKLFGNQGFYKTDVHDIAKNAGYSAGTFYLYFESKESFLSEIVDIIGKITRRFLTINMKKELNRAENELRGIFLFLKYFEENSEFYEIVRESEFVLKDTSDKYYERFEKGYIENLEHIKLKDKKLIANSLMGISHYTGIDKIFLKRIDDIESFLIELSNYITNGVTY
- a CDS encoding alpha/beta fold hydrolase gives rise to the protein MYLENPGIYYEIHGKGIPVIILNGIMMSTASWSAHIQRWEKKFQVITYDTRDQGKSARITDKPYTIEIHVEDLKKLIDHLNLEKVNLMGVSYGAQIAELFALKYPESVDKLILSNATDYIDNYLKSIGEAWKVAAKLYDGERFFDISLPYIYSRQFYNSNYEWLMNRRKMFKETLTKDWFDGFVRLASSNEHFDIRDKIKNIKAKTLFISGEEDIITPKDHIIEMSEKVENSLLVNIENTGHALFFEKFEEFCLLIEGFFS
- a CDS encoding superoxide dismutase, which translates into the protein MAFELPKLPYSYDALEPYIDSLTMEIHYNKHHGGYVSKLNAALEKHPELKNKDIEDLLKDLDNLPQDIRLAIRNNGGGHYNHSIFWSIMGPNGGGSPSGKLSENIVKTFGGFDKFKEEFSSEAASRFGSGWAWLVMDKNGHLSIISTPNQDNPITFGLKPILGIDVWEHAYYLKYQNMRADYIQAWWNVVNWEEVENRYEKMI
- a CDS encoding ECF transporter S component, with translation MKTKDVVVTGIMVALVFVLTFALKVPVPFTRGYVHLGDSIIFIAAILFGWKVGALAGGLGAALADLVGGYAYWIIPTLIIKSVMGAMVGLVSDSYRGKYSPKKEIVTFISSIGIWIVFTLGISLFLGNLIENLATSSLTGSLMNELGYESIEELRNFLINSRNLINITLIIIPIVLILVSILFRKKEFKLFNIGNLMGSLVAGLWMVIGYFLSGRIILGNWVIPIFEVPWNILQFSIGIVVAFLVLLGLKNTKVFENSYEK